The Stackebrandtia nassauensis DSM 44728 genome includes the window CGGCCAGCACGATCCGGTTGGGGCGCAGCACGTCGTCGACGGCGTTGGCCTCCTGCAGGAACTCGGGGCTCCAGGCGACCTCGACCTCGACGTCGGGCGAGGAGTGCTTGTCGATGAGCTGCTGCACCCAGGCGGCGGTGCCGACCGGGACGGTGGACTTGCCGACCAGCAGGCAGCGGCGGGTCAGCAGCGGCGCCAGCGTCGTGACCGCCGACTCGATGTAGGCCAGGTCGGCGGAGTCGGAGTCCTTGCGCGGCGGGGTGCCGACGCACAGGAAGTGGACGTCACCGAAGTCGGCGACCTCCTGGGGGTCGGTGGTGAAGCGCAGCCGCCCGTTGTCGACGTTCTTGCGCACCAGGTCGTCCAGCCCGCGCTCGTAGAACGGCATCTCCCCGGCCGAGAACTTCTCGATCCGGCCGGAGTCGACGTCGTATCCGAGTACCTCGTAGCCCAGCTCCGCGTAACAGGCGGCGTAGGTGCCGCCGAGCGGGCCCACGCCGATGAAGGTCAGGCGGGGGCGGGGCGAACCGGAGGCGACGATGGATTCGCCCTCGTTGGGGAGACTGGTACTGCTGGCGCGCATGCGAATAGTGCCTATCGTTGATGTCTGTGCTTGAGTTTCAGTGTTTCATAGGGGCTTCGACGAGCTTAAAGCTCCTTAAGCACCATCGGCTCCAGTCGGTGGAACATCCAGCGGCCGAAGAACAGCAGGAAGACGCTGATGGCGACGCTGGTGGTGATCATCTGCCAGGTGAGGTTGTTCAGCCCTGGGATCCACGCCTCGTGATGAATCTCAACGATGACGACGAAGGGATTGGCCAGGTAGATGGACTTCGCCCACTCCGGCAGGTTGTCCGACTTCAGGACCAGAGCCAGCGGGTAGATGCTCGGCACCGCGTAGAACAGGATCCGGGTGACCAGCCGCATGAAGCGCTGCACGTCCCGGTACAGCACGTTGAGCGAGGCCAGGATGAACGCCAGTCCGGTCAACAGCACCGCCTGCAGGGCGACCGCCGGGAACAGCAGCAGCAGGTTCCAGCCGAAGGTCCCGGCGCTGATGCCTCGGCCGAGCAGCGCGAAGATGACAATGATGGGGATGCCGGCCAGGAACTCGGCGAATCGGGC containing:
- a CDS encoding ABC transporter permease; this encodes MNSPDTLVTSRPKRIFPKTTGLTALWRHRQTLRVLVQRDLAVKYQKTVMGYFWSLLEPMGLATIYWFVFGVVMQVGARGDSALEHVDYSLYIVSGIFAWMWASSAISEATTCLTSQSSLITTMKVPREVFPVARVVARFAEFLAGIPIIVIFALLGRGISAGTFGWNLLLLFPAVALQAVLLTGLAFILASLNVLYRDVQRFMRLVTRILFYAVPSIYPLALVLKSDNLPEWAKSIYLANPFVVIVEIHHEAWIPGLNNLTWQMITTSVAISVFLLFFGRWMFHRLEPMVLKEL